In the Flavobacterium pallidum genome, one interval contains:
- a CDS encoding carboxypeptidase-like regulatory domain-containing protein, which translates to MRFFKSMFFLLLFAGNIAHAQTDYAGAIKDRTSGEPLPYVNIGVVNKNIGTVSDVNGHFTLTLSPGLDAEMVKVSMVGYEPQTIRVSDFISKINKNPVIQLERSVSTLKEVVVKNKKLQTNTLGNIPGKKTESAGFEKNILGNEMGVTIKLKRKPTYIKAFHAIIDFNRYRELKFRLNFYDIKDGLPNNSILSENIIVDTEIKKGQLDVDLTDYNIWAEGDFFVSIELIEEMGESGLHFLADYKGTPVITRAASQGKWNTRNDKLSFGFWVTAAY; encoded by the coding sequence ATGCGTTTTTTTAAATCCATGTTTTTCCTGTTGCTGTTTGCCGGCAACATTGCGCATGCCCAGACGGATTATGCAGGTGCCATAAAGGATAGAACCTCAGGAGAACCATTGCCTTACGTAAACATCGGGGTGGTCAATAAGAATATAGGAACGGTTTCGGATGTAAACGGCCATTTCACTTTAACGCTGTCGCCGGGTTTGGATGCAGAGATGGTGAAGGTGTCGATGGTGGGTTATGAGCCGCAGACGATCAGGGTTTCCGATTTTATTTCCAAAATTAATAAGAATCCTGTAATCCAGCTCGAACGCAGCGTGTCGACACTCAAGGAAGTGGTCGTAAAAAACAAGAAGCTTCAGACGAATACTTTAGGCAATATTCCGGGTAAGAAAACGGAATCGGCGGGGTTTGAGAAGAACATCCTCGGGAACGAAATGGGCGTAACGATTAAACTGAAGCGCAAACCAACTTACATTAAAGCATTCCACGCAATAATTGACTTTAACCGATACCGCGAACTCAAGTTCCGGCTCAATTTTTACGATATCAAAGACGGCCTGCCAAACAACAGCATCCTCAGCGAGAACATCATCGTCGATACTGAAATTAAAAAAGGCCAGCTCGACGTAGACCTCACCGATTACAACATCTGGGCGGAAGGCGATTTTTTCGTCTCCATAGAATTGATTGAAGAGATGGGCGAAAGCGGCCTGCATTTCCTTGCTGATTACAAAGGAACCCCTGTTATTACACGCGCCGCCAGCCAGGGCAAATGGAATACGAGGAACGACAAACTGAGTTTTGGGTTTTGGGTAACGGCAGCCTATTAA
- a CDS encoding 6-pyruvoyl trahydropterin synthase family protein: protein MAKIRITKQFSFETGHALYGYDGKCKNVHGHSYKLSVTVIGTPIADSTNVKYGMVIDFTDLKYIVKEEVVDQFDHATVFNKNTPHLELANELKERGHHVILVDYQPTSENMVIDFAEKIQKRLPAGISLFSLRLQETDTSFAEWFASDNVI from the coding sequence ATGGCTAAAATCAGGATCACCAAGCAATTCAGTTTTGAAACCGGCCATGCGCTCTACGGCTACGATGGTAAATGCAAGAATGTGCATGGGCACAGCTATAAGCTTTCGGTGACGGTGATCGGCACGCCCATTGCAGACAGCACCAACGTGAAATATGGCATGGTAATCGATTTTACAGACCTGAAATACATCGTGAAAGAAGAAGTTGTCGACCAGTTTGACCACGCTACCGTCTTCAATAAAAACACGCCGCATCTTGAATTGGCAAACGAACTCAAGGAACGCGGCCATCATGTAATTTTAGTGGATTACCAGCCGACAAGTGAGAATATGGTGATTGATTTCGCAGAAAAGATCCAGAAAAGGCTGCCGGCCGGGATTTCATTGTTTTCGTTGCGGCTTCAGGAAACGGACACTTCGTTTGCGGAATGGTTCGCATCTGATAATGTCATTTAA
- the galA gene encoding beta-galactosidase GalA, with protein sequence MRNFIISLCSCASFFASAQQRGHLNFDEGWKFHFGHAANPEKDFNYGIAASFSKSGKSTGTAIEPQFIDTAWANVNLPHDWAVALPFVNVNNFDVQSHGYKPVGGLFPETSIGWYRKHFTLAKSEEGKRFDIQFDGIFRDANIWVNGFYVGNNESGYVGAHYDITDVLKFGEDNVITVRVDATQYEGWFYEGAGIYRHTWLNSYSKVHIVHDGIFASADYTTGKMSLTVETETINEGFSPATYSISYYVKDRWGKTVWKSGSETVNLAVNETKTTKQTIKTPYPVMWSLENPNLYRIYVEIRQNGKVIDKQTVKFGFREIEIKPDGVYLNKQHLKILGTNNHQDHAGIGSALPDYMQYYRINLLKNMGCNAYRTSHNAPTPELLEACDSLGMLVLDEQRLLNSGKESRDQFTRLLRRDRNHPSVFLWSIGNEEGIIQANETGRKIAQTLLAQQKQYDPTRTSTYAADLPNIYKGVNEVIPVRGFNYRQFDVAAYHKDHPLQPIIGTEMGSTVTTRGVYVKDSIRAYVPDQDITAPWWASTAETWWKLAAENDYWLGGFIWTGFDYRGEPTPYKWPNVNSHFGVMDVCGFPKNIYYYYQSWWTDKDVLHISPHWNWPDKQHWDKPNDDVEVWVNSNADSVELFLNGKSLGKKDMPRNGHLNWTMQYQPGKLEAIAYKKGKKLTAAIETTGAAAEVVMTPYKTTILADGRDVSVINISVVDKEGREVPDADNMIKFYLTGDAKIIGVGNGDPSSHEPDQCPDGAWQRSLFNGRCQVIVQSGKTSDLIHLEAKAARLFTGATDIVTVLPAKAALISHDKTYDLKGEAAQMRPVDKMIGADISFLPELEAQGVKFSDKGVQKDAIQILKDHGLNYVRLRIFNEPSNEKGYAPGKGFCDLEHTKAMAKRVKAAGMKLLLDFHYSDYWADPGKQYKPKAWEGLSFNELKKALYDYTVNVMTELKNQGTLPDMVQVGNEINHGMVWPEGNVNNPDGMAQLFKAGTAAVKSVDATIPIMLHLALGGQNHECVAYIDGMLKRDAHFDVIGLSYYPKWHGTLDDLRNNMNDLALRYQKNLVVVEYSQLKREVNKIAFETAAQKGKGTFIWEPLSTWEQFFDKDGKSNELLLIYDELSGQFLSNSRK encoded by the coding sequence ATGCGCAATTTTATAATCTCCCTTTGCTCCTGTGCCTCGTTTTTTGCTTCCGCACAGCAACGCGGCCACCTCAATTTTGATGAAGGCTGGAAGTTTCATTTCGGGCATGCCGCCAATCCCGAAAAAGATTTCAACTACGGCATCGCCGCGTCGTTTTCAAAGTCGGGAAAATCCACAGGAACCGCAATTGAGCCTCAATTTATTGACACCGCCTGGGCTAATGTGAACCTGCCACACGACTGGGCGGTCGCCTTGCCGTTTGTAAACGTAAACAATTTCGATGTGCAGTCGCACGGCTATAAACCTGTCGGCGGTTTGTTCCCTGAAACCAGCATCGGGTGGTACCGCAAGCATTTTACGCTGGCAAAATCAGAGGAAGGCAAGCGTTTTGACATCCAGTTTGATGGCATTTTCCGCGATGCGAATATTTGGGTCAACGGCTTTTATGTAGGCAACAACGAAAGCGGTTACGTAGGTGCACATTACGACATTACCGATGTTTTGAAATTCGGCGAGGACAACGTGATTACCGTTCGCGTCGATGCCACGCAATACGAAGGCTGGTTTTATGAAGGCGCAGGGATTTACCGCCACACCTGGCTCAACAGTTATTCCAAAGTACATATTGTGCACGACGGTATTTTCGCTTCCGCAGATTATACTACGGGTAAAATGTCGCTTACAGTCGAAACCGAAACCATCAATGAAGGTTTCAGCCCGGCAACCTACAGCATTTCCTATTACGTAAAAGACCGCTGGGGCAAAACTGTCTGGAAATCGGGCTCCGAAACCGTAAACCTCGCGGTGAATGAAACCAAAACCACGAAACAAACCATCAAAACGCCCTATCCCGTAATGTGGTCATTGGAAAACCCAAACCTGTACCGTATTTATGTTGAAATCCGGCAAAATGGAAAGGTCATTGACAAACAAACCGTCAAATTCGGTTTCCGCGAAATCGAGATCAAACCGGATGGCGTTTACCTGAACAAACAGCACCTCAAGATTTTAGGCACCAACAACCATCAGGACCACGCCGGCATCGGCAGCGCGCTCCCCGATTATATGCAATATTACCGTATTAACCTGCTGAAGAATATGGGATGCAACGCCTACCGTACCAGCCACAACGCCCCGACACCCGAACTGCTCGAAGCGTGCGATAGCCTCGGGATGTTGGTGTTGGATGAACAACGGCTACTGAACAGCGGCAAGGAATCACGCGACCAATTTACAAGATTGCTCAGGCGCGACCGCAACCACCCGTCCGTATTCCTGTGGAGCATCGGGAATGAGGAAGGGATAATCCAGGCCAATGAAACCGGGCGTAAGATTGCCCAGACCTTATTGGCACAACAAAAACAATACGATCCAACAAGGACGAGCACCTATGCTGCAGACCTTCCTAATATATATAAAGGCGTTAACGAAGTCATTCCCGTCCGCGGCTTCAATTACCGCCAGTTCGATGTAGCCGCCTATCACAAGGACCATCCGTTACAACCGATCATCGGGACGGAAATGGGCAGCACCGTGACGACCAGAGGCGTTTACGTCAAGGATTCCATCCGCGCTTATGTACCTGACCAGGACATCACGGCACCATGGTGGGCGAGTACCGCGGAAACCTGGTGGAAGCTCGCCGCTGAAAACGATTACTGGCTCGGCGGATTCATCTGGACGGGCTTTGATTACCGCGGTGAGCCTACACCTTATAAATGGCCGAACGTGAATTCTCATTTTGGGGTGATGGACGTGTGCGGTTTCCCGAAAAACATCTATTATTATTACCAAAGCTGGTGGACGGATAAAGACGTACTGCACATTTCACCGCACTGGAACTGGCCTGACAAACAGCATTGGGACAAACCGAACGACGATGTCGAAGTCTGGGTAAACTCGAATGCCGACAGCGTCGAATTGTTCCTGAACGGCAAATCCTTAGGCAAAAAAGACATGCCGCGCAACGGGCATTTGAACTGGACAATGCAATACCAGCCGGGCAAACTCGAAGCCATCGCCTACAAAAAAGGTAAAAAGCTTACCGCTGCTATTGAAACCACCGGCGCTGCCGCAGAAGTGGTGATGACCCCCTATAAAACGACGATTTTAGCTGATGGCAGGGACGTATCGGTCATCAATATTTCAGTAGTGGACAAGGAAGGGCGCGAAGTTCCGGATGCCGACAATATGATAAAGTTTTACCTCACGGGCGATGCCAAAATCATCGGCGTAGGCAATGGCGACCCGAGCAGCCATGAACCGGACCAATGCCCTGATGGTGCGTGGCAGCGTTCCTTATTCAACGGCAGATGCCAGGTGATTGTACAATCGGGGAAAACTTCGGACCTGATCCATTTGGAAGCCAAAGCTGCGCGATTATTTACAGGCGCCACGGACATCGTTACCGTGCTTCCCGCAAAAGCGGCTTTAATTTCACATGATAAAACCTACGACCTTAAAGGTGAAGCGGCGCAAATGCGTCCCGTAGACAAGATGATCGGGGCTGATATTTCGTTTTTGCCGGAGCTAGAAGCGCAAGGGGTAAAATTTTCAGACAAAGGGGTACAGAAAGATGCGATCCAGATTTTAAAAGACCACGGCCTCAATTACGTCCGCCTGCGTATTTTCAACGAACCTTCAAATGAAAAAGGGTATGCTCCGGGCAAAGGTTTCTGCGATCTGGAACATACCAAAGCCATGGCCAAACGCGTCAAGGCAGCCGGTATGAAACTGTTGTTAGACTTCCATTACAGCGACTACTGGGCAGATCCGGGCAAGCAATATAAACCGAAAGCATGGGAAGGGCTGTCCTTCAACGAATTAAAGAAAGCGCTATACGACTATACCGTTAATGTGATGACCGAACTTAAAAACCAGGGCACCCTGCCCGATATGGTGCAGGTCGGCAACGAAATCAACCACGGCATGGTCTGGCCGGAAGGCAACGTCAACAATCCTGACGGTATGGCACAGCTTTTCAAGGCGGGAACAGCCGCGGTAAAATCTGTAGATGCGACCATCCCGATCATGCTGCACCTGGCTTTGGGCGGGCAAAACCATGAATGTGTTGCCTATATCGACGGCATGCTGAAAAGGGATGCTCATTTTGATGTGATCGGACTCTCTTACTACCCGAAATGGCATGGCACCCTGGACGATTTACGCAACAACATGAATGATCTTGCCCTGCGCTACCAAAAAAACCTTGTGGTGGTGGAGTATTCACAGCTGAAGCGTGAAGTGAACAAGATTGCGTTTGAAACTGCAGCCCAAAAAGGAAAAGGCACCTTCATCTGGGAACCCTTAAGTACCTGGGAGCAGTTTTTTGACAAGGATGGGAAATCCAATGAGTTGCTTTTGATTTACGATGAATTGAGCGGGCAGTTCCTGAGCAATAGCAGGAAATAA